The window GCCTGCCGCAGGTGGGGCCCGCGACCGCCGACGCGCTCGCGCGGCGCTTCCGGACCCTCGACGCGATCCTCGCCGCCGACCTCGCGGACCTCGAGGCGGTGCCCGACGTCGGCGAAGCGACCGCCCGCATGGTGCGCGACGCGCTCGACGCCGACGCGATGCGCGCCACCCTCGACGGCCTTCGAGCGCGCGGCGTGTGGCCGGAGGCGCGCAGCGACGCCGGCACGAGCGACGCGCTCGACGGTCTGACGTTCGTGCTGACGGGGTCCCTGTCGCGCCCGCGCGACGAGGTCAAGGACCGCCTGGAGGCGGCCGGCGCCCGCGTGACGGGGTCGGTCAGCAAGAAGACCGACTACGTCGTCGCCGGGGAGGACCCCGGCAGCAAGGCCGACAAGGCCGCGTCGTTGGGGGTCCCGGTCCTCGACGAAGCGGGGCTGGTGGCGTTGTTGGACGAGCGCGGCGTCGAGGACACCGCCGACGCCTGACGCCTCAGAACAGGATCTCGTCCCAATCGAGCTCGTCGAGGGGACGGAAGACGTCGGCGTACTCGAGCAGGATGCCGGCGGACTGGTTGCGGAACATCGCCACCTCCACCTGCTTCCCGCGGCCCTTGATCGCTTCGACGAGTTCGACGTAGTCGCCGTCGCCGGACACGATGACGGTCTCGTCGTACGCGTCCTGGTACGCCAACGCGAGCGACTCGACGGCGATCGAGACGTCGATGCCCTTCTCGACGAGCGAGCCGTCGCTGCGGCGGTGCAGCCGCCCCAAGCGGACGGTGACGTAGGGGATGCGGCGCAGGCTCTCGAAGAAGCGGGCCTGCCCGTCGCGCAGGTCGCCGTCGTAGTCGTCGGTCAACGGGGCGTTGTAGTAGTAGCAGCGGATCAGGTAGCGGTCGCCGCGCAACTGATCGATGAGCGCACCGAGGTTGACGCGGGTGTTGGAGAGGTTCTCCCGCATGCCGTTGTAGAGATTGCTGCCGTCGATGAAGATCGCGAGTCGTCGGGCCATGCGCACCTCGCCCCCGGTCGGGGTTCACGAAAATAGCGTTCGTCCCGTGCGGAACGTTCGCAGCATACAAGGTTCGCGCGCCCCGCGCGAGACGGCGGCGCGAACCCCTTCCCCGGCGGGGCGTTGCTACGCTGGGGGCATGCCCGCGAAGACGCACGTCGAATCGTTCGACCTCGACCACACGAAGGTCCGCGCCCCCTACGTCCGGCTCGCCGGCCGCAAGGCCACCCCGCACGGCGACGCCATCAGCAAGTGGGACCTGCGGCTGGTGCAACCCAACCGCCAGGAGATCGCGCCCGCCCCGCTGCACACGATCGAGCACCTCCTCGCCGGGTACCTGCGCGACGCCCTGGAGGGCCACGACGCCGACGTGATCGACTGCAGTCCGATGGGCTGCCGGACGGGGTTCTACCTGACGTTGATCGGCGAGCCGGACGAGGACGCCGTCCGCCGCGCGTTCGTCGCGGCGATGGAGGACGTCGCGACGCACGACGGCCCCATCCCCGGGTGCGCGCCGGAACGCTGCGGCAACTGGCGCGACCACTCCCTGCACGGTGCGAACGCCTGGGCGCGGGAGATCCTCGACGCCGGCGTCATCGTGCAGGAGACCGTCCCGCTGCCCTGACCCGCCGGCCGGGGCGGCCCCGGCACAGGACTCTCATGAACGGGCGTGGCATCCTGCCGTCATGGACCCCGCTCCGCTCATCTTGATCATCGAGGACGAGAAGGAGATCGCAAAGTTCATCGACCTCGAGTTGCGCGCCGAAGGGTACGCCACGGAGGTCGCGTACGACGGCGTGACCGGCCTCAGTGCGTTCCGGGAGCAGGCGCCCGACCTCATCGTGCTGGACCTGATGTTGCCGGTCCTGGACGGCATCGAGGTCGCGCACCGCATCCGCAAGACCAGCAACGTCCCGATCGTCATCCTGACCGCCAAGGACCGGGTCGACGAGAAGGTCGCGGGCCTCGACGCCGGCGCCGACGACTACCTCGTCAAGCCGTTCAGCATCGAGGAGCTCCTCGCCCGCGTCCGCGCGCACCTGCGGCGCGTCAGCCCCAGCGTCACGGGCGAGGTCCGCGTCGCCGACCTGGTGATGAACCTCGATGGGCGCGAAGCGTTCCGCGACGGGCGCCGCATCGACCTGTC of the Trueperaceae bacterium genome contains:
- a CDS encoding NYN domain-containing protein encodes the protein MARRLAIFIDGSNLYNGMRENLSNTRVNLGALIDQLRGDRYLIRCYYYNAPLTDDYDGDLRDGQARFFESLRRIPYVTVRLGRLHRRSDGSLVEKGIDVSIAVESLALAYQDAYDETVIVSGDGDYVELVEAIKGRGKQVEVAMFRNQSAGILLEYADVFRPLDELDWDEILF
- a CDS encoding S-ribosylhomocysteine lyase, giving the protein MPAKTHVESFDLDHTKVRAPYVRLAGRKATPHGDAISKWDLRLVQPNRQEIAPAPLHTIEHLLAGYLRDALEGHDADVIDCSPMGCRTGFYLTLIGEPDEDAVRRAFVAAMEDVATHDGPIPGCAPERCGNWRDHSLHGANAWAREILDAGVIVQETVPLP
- a CDS encoding response regulator transcription factor — translated: MDPAPLILIIEDEKEIAKFIDLELRAEGYATEVAYDGVTGLSAFREQAPDLIVLDLMLPVLDGIEVAHRIRKTSNVPIVILTAKDRVDEKVAGLDAGADDYLVKPFSIEELLARVRAHLRRVSPSVTGEVRVADLVMNLDGREAFRDGRRIDLSAKEFELLETFARSPGKVFSRFEIEDAVWPEYTGGSNVVDVYVGYLRRKLEAEGERRLIHTVRGVGYVLRDE